From Streptomyces sp. Edi4, one genomic window encodes:
- the nuoI gene encoding NADH-quinone oxidoreductase subunit NuoI, with product MSDTPSDKSLSGNPAKADKPAKAGKPAKAGKPAEPQEPQDKFLNPVAGFGVTFKAMFKKRLTEQYPEQPKVTAPRFHGRHQLNRHPDGLEKCVGCELCAWACPADAIYVEGADNTDEERYSPGERYGRVYQINYARCILCGLCIEACPTRALTMTNEFELADSSRENLIYTKEQLLAGLEDTMVDSPHAIYPGMDEQDYYRGLVTEAAPGTVRQVALSKGERPQEGASTFGADEPASGKAVGA from the coding sequence GTGTCTGACACGCCATCGGACAAGTCCTTGAGCGGCAACCCGGCGAAGGCCGACAAGCCGGCGAAGGCCGGGAAGCCGGCGAAGGCCGGGAAGCCGGCCGAACCGCAGGAGCCGCAGGACAAGTTCCTCAACCCCGTGGCCGGCTTCGGCGTGACCTTCAAGGCCATGTTCAAGAAGCGGCTGACCGAGCAGTATCCGGAACAGCCCAAGGTCACCGCGCCGCGCTTCCACGGCCGCCACCAGCTCAACCGGCATCCGGACGGCCTGGAGAAGTGCGTGGGCTGCGAGCTGTGCGCCTGGGCCTGCCCCGCCGACGCCATCTATGTGGAAGGCGCCGACAACACGGACGAGGAGCGCTATTCGCCGGGCGAGCGCTACGGCCGCGTCTACCAGATCAACTACGCCCGTTGCATCCTGTGCGGGCTGTGCATCGAGGCATGCCCCACCCGGGCGCTGACGATGACCAACGAGTTCGAACTGGCCGACTCCTCGCGCGAGAACCTGATCTACACCAAGGAGCAGCTGCTCGCCGGCCTTGAGGACACCATGGTCGACAGCCCGCACGCGATCTACCCGGGCATGGACGAGCAGGACTACTACCGGGGCCTGGTCACCGAGGCGGCCCCCGGCACCGTGCGCCAAGTCGCGCTCAGCAAGGGCGAGCGGCCCCAGGAGGGTGCCTCCACCTTCGGTGCGGACGAGCCCGCGTCCGGCAAGGCGGTGGGGGCATGA
- a CDS encoding NADH-quinone oxidoreductase subunit J has translation MSAPTELLAATASATSTGEAFQFWVLGTVAVIGALCTILMKKAVHSALCLAGTMIILAVFYLANGAYFLGIVQIVVYTGAIMMLFLFVVMLVGVTAADSLKETIKGQRWWAAACGLGFGVLLIAGIAHASLKSFNGLGQANANGNVEGLAALIFTKYVFAFEITGALLITSAVGAMVLTHRERTERAKTQREMSEERVRGKHLPPLPAPGVYARHNAVDVAGLLPDGTPSELTVNQTLRGRGQIRDVSSEALADLKALEQRSERRLGRGHDSGGGGGAGRDHDLGRDQEEAAK, from the coding sequence ATGAGCGCGCCCACCGAGCTGCTGGCCGCCACGGCCTCGGCCACCTCCACCGGTGAGGCCTTCCAGTTCTGGGTGCTCGGCACGGTCGCCGTGATCGGCGCCCTGTGCACGATCCTCATGAAGAAGGCCGTGCACAGCGCGCTGTGCCTGGCCGGAACCATGATCATCCTCGCGGTGTTCTACCTGGCCAACGGGGCGTACTTCCTGGGCATCGTCCAGATCGTCGTCTACACCGGCGCGATCATGATGCTGTTCCTCTTCGTGGTCATGCTGGTCGGCGTCACCGCCGCCGACTCGCTGAAGGAGACCATCAAGGGCCAGCGCTGGTGGGCCGCGGCCTGCGGGCTCGGCTTCGGGGTGCTGCTCATCGCGGGCATCGCCCACGCCTCCCTGAAGAGCTTCAACGGACTCGGCCAGGCCAACGCCAACGGCAACGTGGAGGGCCTTGCCGCCCTCATCTTCACCAAGTACGTCTTCGCCTTCGAGATCACCGGCGCCCTGCTGATCACCTCGGCGGTCGGCGCGATGGTGCTCACCCACCGGGAGCGCACCGAGCGCGCCAAGACCCAGCGCGAGATGTCCGAGGAGCGCGTACGCGGCAAGCACCTGCCCCCGCTGCCCGCCCCCGGCGTCTACGCCCGGCACAACGCGGTGGACGTCGCGGGCCTGCTCCCCGACGGCACACCCTCCGAGCTCACCGTCAACCAGACGCTGCGCGGCCGCGGTCAGATCCGCGACGTCTCCAGCGAGGCACTGGCCGACCTCAAGGCACTGGAGCAGCGCTCGGAGCGCCGCCTGGGCCGGGGCCACGACTCAGGGGGCGGCGGCGGCGCCGGGCGCGACCACGACCTCGGGCGCGACCAAGAGGAGGCCGCCAAGTGA
- the nuoK gene encoding NADH-quinone oxidoreductase subunit NuoK, with amino-acid sequence MNPVNYLYLAALLFTIGAAGVLIRRNAIVVFMCVELMLNACNLAFVCFSRLHGNLDGQIIAFFTMVVAAAEVVVGLAIIVSLFRSRHSASVDDASLMKL; translated from the coding sequence GTGAATCCGGTCAACTACCTCTACCTGGCAGCCCTGTTGTTCACCATCGGCGCCGCCGGGGTGCTCATCAGGCGCAACGCGATCGTGGTCTTCATGTGCGTCGAGCTGATGCTCAACGCCTGCAACCTCGCCTTCGTCTGCTTCTCCCGGCTGCACGGCAACCTCGACGGCCAGATCATCGCGTTCTTCACGATGGTCGTCGCCGCCGCGGAGGTCGTGGTCGGGCTCGCGATCATCGTGTCGCTCTTCCGTTCCCGCCACTCGGCCTCGGTCGACGACGCCAGCCTGATGAAGCTGTAA
- the nuoL gene encoding NADH-quinone oxidoreductase subunit L: MGNTDNLIALLIAAPLLGAAVLLCGGRRLDKAGHWLGTLLAAASFVIGAVLFFAMLGRSGEHRTVTQHLFSWVPVEGFQANVGFHLDQLSMTFVLLITGVGTLIHVYSIGYMEHDENRRRFFGYLNLFLAAMLLLVLADNYLLLYVGWEGVGLASYLLIGFWQHKPSAATAAKKAFLVNRVGDMGLSIAIMVMFTTFGSFAFTTVLGGAGQASSGRDTVIGLMLLLAACGKSAQVPLQSWLGDAMEGPTPVSALIHAATMVTAGVYLITRSGAVFNAVPDVQTAVVVVGAVTLLFGAIVGCAKDDIKKALAGSTMSQIGYMILATGLGPIGYAFAIMHLVTHGFFKAGLFLGAGSVMHGMNDEVDMRKYGGLRKHMPVTFVTFGLGYLAIIGFPGLSGFFSKDKIIEAAFAKGGTEGWILGAVTLLGAAITAYYMTRVMVLTFFGEERWRNARTPSPAEPSVEPAAETRGAHDEPHPHESPKSMTIPMIVLAFGSVFAGGIFGIGDRFVKWLEPVTSFDHGDSPVGQWTVTAATIVCLLIGVGLAVAQYGRKPVPAVAPRGSLLTRAARRDLLQDDFNHVVLVRGGEHLTRSLVYLDHSLVDGVVNGTAASVGGLSGRLRRLQNGYARSYAVSMFGGAVVIIAATLLMRAV, translated from the coding sequence GTGGGAAACACAGACAACCTCATCGCGCTGCTCATCGCGGCGCCCCTGCTCGGAGCGGCCGTCCTGCTGTGCGGGGGCCGGCGCCTGGACAAGGCGGGCCACTGGCTGGGCACCCTGCTCGCGGCCGCGTCCTTCGTCATCGGCGCGGTGCTCTTCTTCGCCATGCTGGGCCGCTCGGGCGAGCACCGGACGGTGACCCAGCACCTGTTCAGCTGGGTCCCGGTCGAGGGCTTCCAGGCCAACGTGGGCTTCCACCTGGACCAGCTGTCGATGACCTTCGTCCTGCTGATCACCGGCGTGGGCACCCTGATCCACGTCTATTCGATCGGCTACATGGAGCACGACGAGAACCGCCGGCGCTTCTTCGGCTACCTCAACCTGTTCCTCGCGGCGATGCTCCTGCTGGTCCTCGCCGACAACTACCTCCTGCTGTACGTCGGTTGGGAAGGCGTGGGCCTCGCGTCCTACCTGCTCATCGGGTTCTGGCAGCACAAGCCGAGCGCTGCGACCGCCGCGAAGAAGGCCTTCCTGGTCAACCGGGTCGGCGACATGGGCCTGTCCATCGCCATCATGGTGATGTTCACGACGTTCGGCTCCTTCGCCTTCACCACCGTGCTCGGCGGCGCGGGGCAGGCGAGCTCGGGCCGCGACACCGTCATCGGCCTGATGCTGCTGCTGGCCGCCTGCGGCAAGTCGGCGCAGGTCCCGCTCCAGTCCTGGCTCGGCGACGCGATGGAGGGCCCGACCCCGGTCTCGGCCCTGATCCACGCGGCGACCATGGTGACCGCAGGCGTCTATCTGATCACCCGCTCCGGGGCGGTCTTCAACGCGGTGCCCGACGTCCAGACGGCCGTGGTGGTCGTCGGCGCGGTCACGCTCCTGTTCGGTGCGATCGTCGGTTGCGCCAAGGACGACATCAAGAAGGCCCTGGCAGGCTCGACGATGTCGCAGATCGGCTACATGATCCTGGCCACCGGCCTCGGCCCGATCGGCTACGCCTTCGCGATCATGCACCTGGTGACGCACGGCTTCTTCAAGGCGGGGCTCTTCCTCGGCGCCGGCTCGGTGATGCACGGCATGAACGACGAGGTCGACATGCGCAAGTACGGCGGCCTGCGCAAGCACATGCCGGTCACCTTCGTCACCTTCGGCCTCGGCTATCTCGCCATCATCGGCTTCCCCGGCCTGTCCGGCTTCTTCTCCAAGGACAAGATCATCGAGGCGGCCTTCGCCAAGGGCGGCACCGAGGGCTGGATCCTCGGCGCGGTCACCCTGCTGGGCGCCGCGATCACCGCGTACTACATGACGCGCGTGATGGTGCTGACCTTCTTCGGCGAGGAGCGCTGGCGCAACGCCAGGACCCCCTCGCCGGCCGAGCCGAGCGTGGAGCCCGCCGCCGAGACGCGCGGCGCCCACGACGAGCCGCACCCGCACGAGTCCCCGAAGTCCATGACGATCCCCATGATCGTCCTCGCCTTCGGCTCGGTCTTCGCCGGCGGGATCTTCGGCATCGGCGACCGGTTCGTGAAATGGCTGGAGCCGGTCACCTCCTTCGACCACGGCGACTCGCCGGTGGGGCAGTGGACGGTCACCGCCGCCACCATCGTCTGTCTCCTGATCGGCGTCGGTCTCGCCGTCGCCCAGTACGGCAGGAAGCCCGTCCCGGCCGTCGCCCCGCGCGGCTCGCTGCTCACCCGGGCGGCCCGCCGTGACCTGCTCCAGGACGACTTCAACCACGTGGTCCTGGTCAGGGGCGGCGAACACCTCACCCGCTCGCTCGTCTACCTCGACCACAGCCTGGTCGACGGAGTCGTCAATGGAACCGCCGCCTCGGTCGGCGGGCTCTCCGGCCGCCTGCGCAGGCTACAGAACGGCTACGCCCGCAGCTACGCGGTCTCGATGTTCGGAGGTGCTGTGGTGATCATCGCCGCGACTCTGCTGATGAGGGCGGTGTAA
- a CDS encoding NADH-quinone oxidoreductase subunit M, whose translation MSFPLLTATAALPALGAVATAAVPAARRTAAKWLALLVSVGTLVLAAIQLVRFEPGGARYQLTESHAWIKDFGVRYELGVDGIGVALIGLTALLIPFIIAAGWHDADPLETHSSRWRPTQGFFALILAVEAMVVLSFESTDVFLFYILFEAMLIPMYFLIGGFGDRAHAGGDEAAATQRSYAAVKFLLYNLVGGLIMLAAVIGLYVVAGSFSLNEIAQARAGGTLHMATGTERLLFLGFFFAFAVKAPLWPLHTWLPNAMGEATAPVAVLITAVVDKVGTFAMLRFCLQLFPEASKWATPVIVVLAVISIIYGALLAVGQRDIKRLVAYASISHFGFIIMGIFAMTSQGQSGATLYMVNHGISTAALMLVAGFLISRRGSRLISDYGGVQKVAPVLAGTFLVGGLATLSLPGLAPFVSEFLVLVGTFSRYPVAGVVATLGIVLAALYVLVLYQRTMTGPVKAEVQGMPDLKVRELLVVAPLIALLVFLGVYPKPLTDIVNPAVRQTMSDVHKKDPNPAVEAAK comes from the coding sequence ATGTCCTTCCCCCTCCTGACCGCGACGGCCGCCCTGCCGGCGCTCGGCGCGGTCGCGACCGCCGCCGTCCCCGCCGCCCGGCGGACCGCCGCCAAATGGCTGGCCCTGCTGGTCTCGGTGGGCACCCTGGTGCTCGCCGCGATCCAGCTCGTGCGGTTCGAACCGGGCGGCGCGCGCTACCAGTTGACCGAGTCACACGCCTGGATCAAGGACTTCGGCGTCCGCTACGAACTGGGTGTCGACGGCATCGGCGTCGCCCTCATCGGGCTCACCGCGCTCCTGATCCCGTTCATCATCGCGGCCGGCTGGCACGACGCCGACCCCCTGGAAACGCACAGCAGCCGCTGGCGCCCGACCCAGGGCTTCTTCGCCCTGATCCTCGCCGTCGAGGCGATGGTGGTGCTGTCCTTCGAGTCCACCGACGTCTTCCTCTTCTACATCCTGTTCGAAGCCATGCTCATCCCGATGTACTTCCTCATCGGCGGCTTCGGCGACCGGGCCCACGCAGGGGGCGACGAGGCGGCGGCGACCCAACGCTCGTACGCGGCAGTCAAGTTCCTGCTCTACAACCTGGTCGGCGGACTCATCATGCTGGCCGCCGTCATCGGCCTGTACGTGGTGGCCGGCTCGTTCTCGCTGAACGAGATCGCCCAGGCGCGCGCCGGCGGCACGCTCCACATGGCGACCGGCACCGAGCGGCTGCTCTTCCTCGGCTTCTTCTTCGCCTTCGCGGTCAAGGCCCCGCTGTGGCCGCTGCACACCTGGCTGCCCAACGCGATGGGTGAGGCGACCGCGCCGGTCGCCGTCCTGATCACCGCGGTCGTCGACAAGGTCGGCACGTTCGCGATGCTGCGCTTCTGCCTCCAGCTCTTCCCGGAGGCCAGCAAGTGGGCGACGCCCGTGATCGTGGTGCTCGCCGTGATCAGCATCATCTACGGGGCGCTGCTCGCGGTCGGCCAGCGCGACATCAAGCGCCTGGTGGCGTACGCGTCGATCTCGCACTTCGGCTTCATCATCATGGGCATCTTCGCGATGACCAGCCAGGGCCAGTCCGGCGCCACGCTGTACATGGTCAACCACGGCATCTCGACGGCCGCCCTGATGCTGGTGGCGGGCTTCTTGATCTCGCGCCGGGGCTCCCGGCTCATCTCGGACTACGGCGGCGTCCAGAAGGTCGCCCCGGTGCTCGCCGGTACGTTCCTGGTCGGGGGCCTCGCCACGCTCTCGCTGCCGGGGCTCGCGCCGTTCGTCAGTGAATTCCTGGTCCTGGTCGGCACGTTCAGCCGCTATCCGGTGGCCGGCGTGGTGGCGACTCTCGGCATCGTCCTGGCCGCGCTGTACGTCCTCGTCCTCTACCAGCGGACGATGACGGGACCGGTCAAGGCGGAGGTCCAGGGCATGCCCGACCTCAAGGTCCGCGAACTGCTGGTGGTCGCCCCGCTGATCGCCCTCCTTGTCTTCCTCGGCGTCTATCCGAAGCCGCTGACGGACATCGTCAACCCGGCGGTGCGCCAGACCATGTCGGACGTGCACAAGAAGGATCCCAACCCCGCGGTGGAGGCGGCCAAGTGA
- the nuoN gene encoding NADH-quinone oxidoreductase subunit NuoN codes for MSSSAVHSLWTTAAGGTLDKIPAPHIEYAQLAPTLIVLGAAVIGVLVEAFVPRRGRYPTQVFLSVVALAAAFAAVVALAAGGYGTTKAHIAAMGAVAVDGPALFLQGTILLASIVAVFTFAERRLDPVTHGNKVDSFAAQAASVPGSDGEKAAVKAGFTTTEVFPLALFAVSGMLVFPAANDLLTLFVALEVFSLPLYLLCALARRKRLMSQEAAVKYFLLGAFSSAFLLFGIALLYGYAGSVSYATIADVISGSVQNLDPALAGTMGNDALLLIGGAMLLMGLLFKVGAVPFHMWTPDVYQGAPTPVTGFMAAATKVAAFGALLRLLYVVLPGMSWDWRPVMWGVAIITMLGGAVVAITQTDIKRLLAYSSIAHAGFILAGVIATNADGISSVLFYLAAYSFVTIGAFAVVTLVRDAGGEATHLSKWAGLGRRSPLVAAVFAVFLLAFAGIPLTSGFSGKFAVFKAAAEGGAGALVVVGVVSSAVAAFFYIRVIVLMFFSEPKADGPTVAVPSPLTMTTIGVGVAVTLVLGVAPQYFLDLAHHAGVFVR; via the coding sequence GTGAGCTCATCAGCTGTCCACAGCCTGTGGACCACGGCGGCCGGGGGAACGCTGGACAAGATCCCCGCGCCGCACATCGAGTACGCGCAGCTCGCGCCCACGCTGATCGTGCTGGGCGCGGCGGTCATCGGCGTGCTCGTGGAGGCCTTCGTCCCGCGCCGGGGCCGCTACCCCACGCAAGTGTTCCTCTCGGTGGTCGCGCTGGCGGCCGCCTTCGCGGCGGTCGTCGCCCTCGCGGCCGGCGGCTACGGCACGACCAAGGCGCACATCGCGGCCATGGGCGCCGTCGCGGTCGACGGCCCCGCGCTCTTCCTCCAGGGCACGATCCTGCTGGCCTCCATCGTCGCCGTCTTCACCTTCGCCGAGCGCCGCCTCGACCCGGTGACGCACGGCAACAAGGTGGACTCCTTCGCGGCCCAGGCGGCCTCGGTGCCCGGCAGCGACGGCGAGAAGGCCGCCGTCAAGGCCGGGTTCACCACCACCGAGGTCTTCCCGCTCGCCCTGTTCGCGGTCTCCGGGATGCTGGTCTTCCCGGCGGCCAACGACCTCCTGACCCTGTTCGTGGCGCTTGAGGTGTTCTCTCTCCCGCTCTACCTGCTGTGCGCGCTCGCCCGCCGCAAGCGGCTCATGTCGCAGGAGGCGGCCGTCAAGTACTTCCTGCTCGGCGCGTTCTCCTCCGCGTTCCTGCTCTTCGGCATCGCGCTCCTGTACGGGTACGCCGGCTCCGTCTCGTACGCCACGATCGCCGACGTGATCAGCGGCTCGGTGCAGAACCTGGACCCGGCCCTCGCCGGCACCATGGGCAACGACGCGCTGCTCCTGATCGGCGGGGCGATGCTCCTGATGGGGCTGCTCTTCAAGGTCGGCGCGGTGCCGTTCCACATGTGGACCCCGGACGTCTACCAGGGCGCCCCGACCCCGGTCACCGGCTTCATGGCGGCGGCCACGAAGGTCGCGGCGTTCGGCGCCCTGCTGCGCCTCCTGTACGTGGTGCTGCCCGGCATGAGCTGGGACTGGCGGCCGGTCATGTGGGGCGTCGCGATCATCACGATGCTGGGCGGCGCGGTCGTCGCGATCACGCAGACCGACATCAAGCGGCTGCTCGCGTACTCCTCGATCGCGCACGCCGGGTTCATCCTGGCCGGTGTCATCGCCACCAACGCGGACGGCATCTCCTCGGTCCTGTTCTACCTGGCGGCGTACTCCTTCGTGACGATCGGCGCGTTCGCGGTGGTCACGCTGGTGCGGGACGCGGGCGGCGAGGCGACGCACCTGTCCAAGTGGGCCGGGCTCGGCCGGCGCTCGCCGCTGGTCGCAGCGGTCTTCGCGGTCTTCCTGCTCGCCTTCGCGGGCATCCCGCTGACCTCCGGGTTCTCCGGGAAGTTCGCCGTGTTCAAGGCGGCGGCTGAGGGCGGCGCGGGGGCGCTGGTCGTGGTCGGTGTGGTCTCCTCCGCTGTCGCGGCGTTCTTCTACATCCGGGTGATCGTGCTGATGTTCTTCAGCGAGCCGAAGGCGGACGGGCCGACGGTGGCGGTGCCGTCGCCGCTGACGATGACGACGATCGGGGTGGGGGTGGCGGTGACGCTGGTGCTCGGCGTCGCGCCGCAGTACTTCCTCGACCTCGCGCACCACGCGGGGGTATTCGTGCGGTAG
- the recQ gene encoding DNA helicase RecQ, with protein MTATGGTQMVDTQSDALRTLHRVFGYEAFRGAQGDIIEHVVAGGDALVLMPTGGGKSLCYQIPALVRPGTGVVVSPLIALMQDQVDALRALGVRAGFINSTQDFDERRTVEAELLAGELDLLYLAPERLRVEATLDLLSRAKISVFAIDEAHCVAQWGHDFRPDYLALSLLGERWPDVPRIALTATATDATHREITQRLVMPDARHFVASFDRPNIQYRIVAKSDPKKQLLAFLKEEHDGDAGIVYCLSRASVEKTAQYLSDNGVQAVPYHAGLDAGTRAVNQSRFLREDGLVVVATIAFGMGIDKPDVRFVAHLDLPKSVEGYYQETGRAGRDGLPSTAWMAYGLQDVVQQRKMIQGGEGDEAFRRRAAAHLDAMLALCEAASCRRAQLLGYFGQEATAENCGNCDTCLTPPKTWDGTVAAQKALSTVVRLQRERGQKFGAGQIIDILLGRRTAKVIQFDHDALSVFGIGEDLSETQWRGVVRQLLAQGLLAVEGEYGTLVLTATSGDVLGGRREVRMRTEPEKPARAARAARGASGKKAAVADLPEEAVPVFEALRAWRAGEAKEAGVPAYVIFHDATLREIATVRPGSLEELATVSGVGENKRAKYGEGVLSVLAGTGPAGGGG; from the coding sequence ATGACCGCAACGGGCGGGACGCAGATGGTGGACACGCAGAGCGACGCCCTGCGCACACTGCACCGCGTCTTTGGATACGAGGCGTTCCGCGGCGCCCAGGGCGACATCATCGAGCACGTGGTGGCGGGCGGCGACGCCCTGGTGCTCATGCCAACCGGCGGCGGCAAGTCCCTCTGCTACCAGATCCCCGCGCTGGTCAGGCCCGGCACCGGCGTCGTGGTCTCCCCGCTCATCGCCCTTATGCAGGACCAGGTGGACGCGCTGCGGGCCCTCGGCGTGCGGGCCGGGTTCATCAACTCCACGCAGGACTTCGACGAGCGCCGCACCGTGGAGGCCGAGCTGCTCGCCGGGGAGCTCGACCTGCTCTATCTGGCACCCGAGCGGCTGCGCGTGGAGGCCACCCTCGATCTGCTCTCCCGAGCCAAGATCTCCGTCTTCGCCATCGACGAGGCGCACTGCGTCGCCCAGTGGGGCCACGACTTCCGCCCCGACTACCTCGCCCTTTCCCTGCTCGGCGAGCGCTGGCCGGACGTGCCGCGGATCGCCCTCACCGCGACCGCCACCGACGCCACCCACCGCGAGATCACCCAGCGCCTGGTCATGCCGGACGCCCGGCACTTCGTGGCGAGCTTCGACCGGCCCAACATCCAGTACCGGATCGTGGCCAAGAGCGACCCGAAGAAGCAGCTCCTCGCCTTCCTCAAGGAGGAGCACGACGGGGACGCGGGCATCGTCTACTGCCTCTCGCGCGCCTCGGTCGAGAAGACCGCGCAGTACCTGAGCGACAACGGCGTCCAGGCCGTCCCCTACCACGCGGGGCTCGACGCGGGCACGCGCGCCGTCAACCAGTCCCGTTTCCTGCGGGAGGACGGCCTGGTGGTGGTGGCCACCATCGCCTTCGGCATGGGCATCGACAAGCCGGACGTCCGGTTCGTCGCCCATCTCGACCTGCCCAAGTCCGTCGAGGGCTACTACCAGGAGACCGGCCGCGCCGGGCGTGACGGGCTGCCGTCGACGGCCTGGATGGCGTACGGGCTCCAGGACGTCGTCCAGCAGCGCAAGATGATCCAGGGCGGCGAGGGTGACGAGGCTTTCCGGCGCCGGGCCGCCGCGCACCTCGACGCGATGCTGGCCCTGTGCGAGGCCGCCTCGTGCCGGCGTGCGCAGCTCCTTGGCTACTTCGGCCAGGAAGCCACCGCGGAGAACTGCGGCAACTGCGACACCTGCCTGACCCCGCCCAAGACGTGGGACGGCACGGTCGCGGCGCAGAAGGCGCTCTCCACGGTCGTGCGTCTTCAGCGCGAGCGGGGCCAGAAGTTCGGCGCGGGCCAGATCATCGACATCCTGCTCGGCCGCAGGACCGCGAAGGTCATCCAGTTCGACCATGACGCGCTGTCGGTCTTCGGTATCGGGGAAGACCTCTCCGAGACCCAATGGCGGGGTGTGGTGCGGCAGTTGCTCGCGCAGGGGCTGCTCGCGGTGGAGGGCGAGTACGGGACGCTGGTTCTGACCGCGACGAGCGGGGACGTTCTCGGCGGGCGGCGTGAGGTCCGGATGCGGACGGAACCGGAGAAGCCGGCGCGGGCGGCGCGGGCTGCGCGCGGGGCGTCCGGCAAGAAGGCCGCGGTGGCCGACCTGCCCGAGGAGGCGGTGCCGGTCTTCGAGGCGCTGCGGGCGTGGCGGGCGGGGGAGGCGAAGGAGGCGGGGGTTCCGGCGTACGTCATCTTCCACGATGCGACGTTGCGGGAGATCGCCACGGTTCGGCCGGGGTCGTTGGAGGAGTTGGCCACGGTGAGTGGGGTGGGCGAGAACAAACGCGCCAAGTACGGCGAGGGCGTCCTGTCCGTCCTGGCCGGCACGGGCCCTGCCGGGGGTGGCGGCTGA
- a CDS encoding ATP-grasp domain-containing protein, with translation MLFRADRDIPGLIVKFGNYPLHHGGVGAIRSLGRLGVPMYAITEDRWTPAAHSRYLTRAFPWPTTGAEEPGALVAGLLAIGERIGRPAVLIPTDEEAAVLIAEHQKELAERFLFPPVAPGLPRRLASKRGLHELCVEHGVPSPAAAFPDTYADVEDFARHARFPVVAKNLEAFVRRRRPAVPGTTRIEDPAHLLALARGWGERPGVILQEYLPREQAEDWIVHAYFDENSTPLALFTGVKVRSWPPHAGMTATAYVVDNPELAALAQQFVKQIGFTGIVDLDLRFDRRDGRYKLLDFNPRMGAQFRLFENVAGVDVIRAQHLHLTGRGVPKGEQRAGRRYVVENIDLPALLAYRRDGWVSPHVPGRPAGTELAWVAGDDLRPFFAMAARSLSPGARHLYRLWRSSRRAVTKEAGRPTHLSYTPAEPAESERSERSERSERTERRGRE, from the coding sequence GTGCTGTTCAGGGCGGACCGCGACATACCGGGTCTGATCGTGAAGTTCGGGAACTATCCGCTGCATCACGGCGGCGTCGGCGCCATCCGCAGCCTCGGCAGACTCGGCGTGCCGATGTACGCGATCACCGAGGACCGCTGGACGCCCGCCGCCCACTCGCGTTACCTCACCCGGGCCTTCCCGTGGCCCACGACCGGCGCCGAGGAGCCGGGTGCGCTGGTCGCGGGGCTGCTCGCCATCGGCGAACGGATCGGGCGGCCCGCCGTCCTGATCCCCACCGACGAAGAGGCCGCGGTGCTGATCGCCGAGCACCAGAAGGAACTCGCGGAACGCTTCCTCTTCCCGCCGGTCGCGCCCGGCCTGCCCCGGCGTCTTGCCAGCAAGCGGGGGCTGCACGAACTGTGCGTGGAGCACGGCGTGCCGTCCCCGGCGGCCGCCTTCCCCGACACGTACGCCGACGTCGAGGACTTCGCGCGGCACGCCCGCTTTCCCGTGGTGGCCAAGAACCTGGAGGCGTTCGTGCGCCGCCGCCGCCCCGCCGTGCCCGGCACCACCCGGATCGAGGACCCGGCGCACCTGCTCGCGCTCGCCCGTGGCTGGGGCGAGCGGCCCGGCGTGATCCTCCAGGAGTACCTGCCGCGCGAACAGGCCGAGGACTGGATCGTGCACGCCTACTTCGACGAGAACTCCACGCCGCTCGCGCTGTTCACCGGCGTGAAGGTGCGGTCCTGGCCGCCGCACGCGGGGATGACGGCGACCGCGTACGTCGTGGACAACCCCGAACTGGCCGCGCTGGCCCAGCAGTTCGTCAAACAGATCGGGTTCACCGGCATCGTCGACCTCGATCTGCGCTTCGACCGGCGCGACGGGCGCTACAAGCTCCTGGACTTCAACCCCCGCATGGGCGCGCAGTTCCGGCTCTTCGAGAACGTCGCGGGCGTCGATGTGATCCGCGCCCAGCACCTCCACCTCACCGGCCGGGGGGTGCCCAAGGGCGAACAGCGGGCGGGGCGGCGGTATGTGGTGGAGAACATCGACCTGCCCGCCCTGCTCGCCTACCGCCGGGACGGCTGGGTCAGCCCGCATGTGCCGGGGCGCCCGGCCGGGACCGAGCTCGCCTGGGTCGCCGGGGACGATCTGCGTCCCTTCTTCGCGATGGCGGCGCGCTCCCTGAGCCCCGGGGCGCGCCACCTGTACCGGCTCTGGCGCAGTTCGCGCCGCGCGGTGACGAAAGAGGCCGGCCGCCCAACTCACCTGTCGTACACGCCGGCCGAGCCGGCCGAATCCGAGAGATCCGAGAGATCCGAGAGATCCGAGAGAACCGAGAGAAGGGGCCGCGAGTGA